A stretch of the Salvelinus fontinalis isolate EN_2023a chromosome 22, ASM2944872v1, whole genome shotgun sequence genome encodes the following:
- the LOC129819951 gene encoding collagen alpha-2(VIII) chain-like: protein MTMLLAPVCVLLLLGGRVLGGGYPPMPQMKYMQPMMKGPVGPPFREGKGQYLDMPPMMDVKGEPGPQGKPGPRGPSGPSGLPGKPGLGKPGFNGQPGPQGPPGFPGIGKPGLPGLPGKGGMKGMPGNNGEVGLRGEPGPRGLPGQPGLPGPAGLSLNGKPGLPGGRGQPGSRGEPGQKGGPGNPGERGINGENGNGKPGIPGPRGPIGLRGLPGPAGIPGVGKPGLNGLLGPSGPKGDQGLPGGIGEPGEAGIPGLQGQPGPIGLGKPGNDGLPGGPGPLGPKGEQGLRGSPGFPGTPGYGKPGLSGLKGDKGLSGGPGVPGDKGEPGIEGQPGDMGPDGHPGPPGLQGPMGLPGKHGMPGLKGELGPQGHPGLPGFRGDQGPGGLSGKPGIPGDKGPPGPNGAIGKPGPKGEAGHIGLPGNPGLLGNPGPKGEFGFVGSPGPRGQSGIPGLQGPSGPMGPQGIPGLKGESGLPGLPGLGMLGEKGVPGPQGPQGKPGNSGLNGNPGPPGPPGPPGPAGNGQTIVAGLTDSELGGGEVPNGRNPKPQFGRAELSASLAPAFTAILTTPFPPSGMPIKFDRTLYNGQNAYNPGTGIFTSPMSGVYYFAYHMHVKGLNLWVALYKNNVPATYTYDEYKKGYMDQASGSAVLELKENDQVWMQMPSDQANGLYSTEYIHSSFSGFLLCPT from the exons ATGACCATGCTGTTGGCTCCTGTCTGTGTGCTTCTGCTGCTGGGAGGCCGTGTCCTTGGGGGAGGCTACCCCCCCATGCCCCAGATGAAGTACATGCAGCCCATGATGAAGGGCCCCGTGGGACCCCCCTTCCGAGAGGGCAAGGGACAATACCTCG ACATGCCACCCATGATGGACGTAAAGGGCGAGCCAGGGCCACAAGGAAAACCTGGACCCAGAGGCCCATCTGGGCCATCAGGACTTCCGGGAAAACCAGGACTGGGAAAACCAGGTTTCAATGGCCAGCCTGGCCCTCAAGGGCCTCCAGGCTTTCCCGGCATTGGGAAGCCCGGACTTCCAGGTCTCCCAGGAAAGGGGGGCATGAAGGGGATGCCCGGGAATAATGGCGAGGTTGGGCTCCGGGGTGAACCAGGTCCCAGAGGACTTCCAGGTCAACCAGGTCTCCCCGGGCCAGCTGGCCTGTCTCTGAATGGTAAACCGGGGCTTCCCGGTGGCAGGGGCCAACCTGGGTCTCGTGGAGAACCAGGACAGAAAGGTGGACCTGGAAATCCCGGGGAGCGTGGAATCAATGGGGAGAATGGCAATGGGAAGCCAGGGATACCAGGACCCAGGGGCCCCATCGGGCTTAGGGGCCTACCAGGGCCAGCTGGTATTCCAGGTGTGGGCAAACCAGGACTGAACGGGCTTCTTGGTCCATCTGGGCCTAAAGGGGATCAGGGGCTCCCAGGAGGAATAGGAGAGCCAGGTGAGGCCGGCATTCCAGGGCTGCAAGGCCAGCCAGGACCCATTGGATTGGGCAAGCCTGGTAATGATGGATTGCCTGGAGGACCAGGTCCACTTGGGCCTAAAGGTGAGCAAGGGCTGAGGGGTTCTCCAGGGTTTCCTGGAACTCCTGGCTATGGCAAGCCTGGTCTATCTGGGCTGAAAGGAGACAAAGGCCTTTCCGGGGGACCAGGGGTACCTGGGGATAAGGGGGAGCCTGGGAttgaggggcagccaggagacatGGGTCCAGATGGACACCCTGGACCACCAGGATTACAGGGCCCCATGGGGCTCCCAGGAAAACACGGCATGCCCGGCCTGAAGGGAGAGTTGGGTCCCCAGGGTCATCCAGGTCTGCCAGGGTTCAGAGGGGATCAGGGTCCCGGTGGTCTGTCTGGAAAACCTGGCATTCCTGGAGACAAAGGCCCGCCGGGTCCTAATGGGGCTATCGGAAAACCAGGGCCCAAAGGTGAAGCAGGGCACATAGGCCTGCCTGGAAACCCAGGTCTTTTAGGCAATCCTGGACCAAAAGGGGAGTTTGGGTTTGTTGGGTCTCCAGGACCAAGAGGCCAGTCTGGTATCCCTGGTCTTCAGGGGCCTTCAGGGCCAATGGGGCCACAGGGTATCCCAGGTCTGAAGGGCGAATCTGGACTGCCTGGTCTTCCAGGGCTGGGCATGCTTGGAGAAAAAGGAGTTCCTGGTCCTCAAGGTCCCCAAGGAAAACCAGGCAACTCTGGGCTCAACGGCAACCCAGGCCCACCTGGGCCACCCGGGCCCCCTGGCCCTGCAGGAAATGGCCAAACCATCGTGGCTGGGCTAACGGATTCTGAGTTGGGCGGAGGCGAGGTACCAAACGGTAGGAACCCAAAACCACAGTTTGGCCGTGCAGAGCTCTCTGCCTCCCTGGCACCAGCATTTACTGCCATCCTCACCacacccttccctccctccgGGATGCCCATCAAGTTCGACAGGACCCTGTACAACGGGCAGAATGCCTACAACCCTGGCACCGGTATCTTCACCAGCCCCATGTCTGGCGTCTACTACTTTGCCTACCACATGCACGTAAAGGGACTCAATCTGTGGGTGGCGCTGTACAAAAACAATGTTCCCGCCACATACACCTACGACGAGTACAAGAAGGGCTACATGGACCAGGCGTCCGGTAGCGCCGTCCTTGAGCTGAAGGAGAACGACCAGGTGTGGATGCAGATGCCCTCGGATCAGGCTAACGGGCTCTACTCCACCGAATACATCCACTCGTCCTTCTCAGGGTTCCTGCTCTGTCCCACATAA